A window from Canis lupus baileyi chromosome 4, mCanLup2.hap1, whole genome shotgun sequence encodes these proteins:
- the GM2A gene encoding ganglioside GM2 activator, translated as MASQVDAVLLIVLGLLLAGPADPSRVHQRRPPKSGSFFWNNCDRAKDPVLFRSLSLLPDPVLFPGNMTFGFEVRTSVPLNDPQKVEIIVEKELAGFWVKVPCVEELGSCTYEDICQVLDTFIPPGQPCPEPLHTYGLPCHCPIKAGIYSLPRTDFILPNMELPSWLSFGHYRIQGILSSGGKRLGCVKISASLMGK; from the exons ATGGCCTCCCAGGTGGATGCTGTGCTCCTGATCGTCTTGGGCTTGCTTCTCGCCGGCCCTGCGGACCCTTCACGCGTCCACCAGAGAAGG CCACCCAAGTCCGGGAGCTTTTTCTGGAACAACTGCGATAGGGCGAAGGACCCTGTGTTGTTCAGAAGCCTGTCTCTGCTACCTGACCCTGTTCTCTTTCCTGGGAACATGACTTTCGGCTTCGAGGTCCGGACCAGTGTCCCCCTCAACGATCCTCAGAAG GTGGAAATAATTGTGGAGAAGGAATTGGCTGGTTTCTGGGTCAAAGTCCCATGTGTGGAAGAACTTGGTAGCTGCACCTATGAAGACATCTGCCAAGTACTTGACACTTTTATTCCCCCTGGACAGCCCTGCCCGGAGCCTCTGCACACCTATGGGCTTCCCTGCCACTGTCCCATCAAGGCA GGCATCTACTCGCTGCCTCGGACTGATTTCATCCTGCCCAACATGGAGCTGCCCTCCTGGCTCAGTTTTGGGCACTACCGCATCCAGGGCATCCTCAGCAGCGGTGGGAAGCGTCTGGGCTGTGTcaagatctctgcctctctgatggGCAAATAA